The following DNA comes from Winogradskyella sp. PG-2.
AGTTCAGATATTGTTGATTTTGCCTTATTAAAAGATGGAAAACTTATTGAATTACATAAAGACGAGGAGGATAATGACTTTGCGGTTGGTGATATTTTTATTGCCAAAATACGTAAGGTTATGCCTGGTTTAAACGCTGCGTTTGTTAACGTAGGGTACGAGAAAGATGGTTTTTTACACTATCACGATCTAGGACCGCAATTGCCTTCACTTATGAAATTCATTAAACGTGTAAGCACAGGAAAATTAAGAGATTATACGCTCAAAGACTTTCCAAAGGAAAAGGATTTAGACAAGCATGGCAAAATTGCGCAAGCAATTAAGTCTAACCAATCCATTTTAGTACAAGTCGTAAAAGAACCAATTTCCACAAAAGGGCCACGCATTAGTTCAGAATTGTCTATTGCTGGTAGATACATAGTCTTAGTGCCTTTTTCTAATCGCATTTCAATTTCTCAAAAAATTGAATCTCAAGAAGAAAAAGACCGCTTAAAAAGACTCGTTAAGAGTATCACACCTAAAGGATTTGGGGTTATTATTCGTACTGTAGCTGAAGGTAAGAAAGTTGCCGAGCTAGATAGTGATTTACAAAATTTGCTGAGTCGATGGACAGCAATGTGTAAAAAATTGTACAAAGCACATCACCCAACTAAAGTACTAGGAGAAATGAATAAAGCATCCTCAATTTTGAGAGATATATTTAATGATACTTTCTCAGGTATAGTGGTAGATGACGAAGAAATGTACATACAAGTAAAAGATTACGTGCAACAAATTGCACCTAAAAAAGAGTCTATAGTAAAGCACTATAAAAACGGTGTCCCTATTTTTGAAAAATTTGGTATAGAACGCCAAATTAAAACATCGTTTGGTCGTACAGTATCTATGGCAAAAGGAGCTTATTTGGTAATAGAACATACCGAAGCTCTACATGTTGTAGATGTAAATAGTGGTAATCGCTCTAACAAAGAGAAGAGCCAAGAAGATACGGCTTTAGAAGTTAACATGATTTCAGCTGCGGAGATAGCTCGCCAATTACGTTTACGTGACATGGGAGGTATAATTGTTATCGATTTTATCGATATGGGACGCGTTGAAAACAGAAAAAAGCTTTATAATTTTCTCAGAGATGAGATGAAAGACGACAAAGCAAAACATAAAATATTACCGCCGAGTAAGTTTGGTTTAGTGCAAATTACCAGACAACGCGTTAGGCCTGAGCGTAATATTAAAACCAAAGAAGAAAACCCTAATTTAGTAGGAGGAGCAGAAATCGAAGCACCAATTAAAGTGGTGGAACGTATTAACCAAGACCTACAAAGGATTTTCAAAAAAGACTATAAGAAGGTAACATTAAATGCACATCCTTTTATAGCAGCCTTTTTAACCAAAGGGTTTCCATCACCACGTTCAAAATGGTTTTTTGAACACAAAAAATGGGTAAAAGTTTTACCTAGAGATGCTTACACTTATCTTGAATACCATTTTTATGATAAAGATGGTAACAAAATCAAATAATATCTATTAGAAAAAAGCCCTTCCAATTTTGGAAGGGCTTTTTTGTTATGAATTTTTTAGGGTTTTTTATGTTGCAGGATTAGGAATTTCGGCGTGTACCGCATTAATAGCATCCATAACTTCTTTAGATAATGTAATATTAATACTATCAATATTTTCCTCTAGTTGCTTTAGATTAGTCGCGCCTATAATGTTACTAGTTAAAAACGGTCTCTCATTTACAAATGCTAAAGCCATTTGAGCCAAACTCATACTATGATCTTCAGCAATTTTCAGGTATCGTTTTGTGGCTTCTGTTGCTGTTGCACTACTATAGCGATTAAATCTTGGGAATAATTTTAAACGCGCATTATCAGCTGCTATACCTTTTATATATTTACCTGAGAGTTCACCACAAGCCATTGGTGAATAGGCTAATAAACCTATGTTTTCTCTATGTGCAACTTCTGCTAAATCACCTTCAAATGGTCTGCATAATAAATTATAAGCATTTTGTATGGTTATCATCCTTGGCAAGTTATTCGTTTTAGATTCTTGTAAATAACGCATTGTTCCCCAAGCACCTTCGTTAGAAATACCAACCTGTCTTATTTTTCCTGATTTAATTATATCATCAAGATTGTGTAAAATTTCATTAAAATTATCTTCCCATTTATCATCAGAATTATGGACATAATCTCTTGTACCAAAATAATTGGTTTGACGCTCTGGCCAATGCAATTGGTATAAATCTATATAATCTGTTTGGAGGCGCTTTAAACTATTATCTACAGCCTCATTAAGTGCTTCTTTACTAAAGCCTGTTGTTCTAATATGTGCTGTATAATCTCCTACACCTGCAATTTTAGTAGCTAATATAACCTTATCTCTATTGCCAGTTTTTGTAAACCAATTGCCAATAATACGTTCAGTTTCAGCGTAAGTTTCTGCTGTTGCTGGTACAGGATATAACTCTGCGACATCAAAGAAGTTAACACCTTTATCTAAGGCGAAATCCATTTGCGCAAAGCCTTCGTCTTGGGTGTTTTGATTTCCCCATGTCATGGTGCCAAGGCATATTTTACTAACTTTTATATCTGTATTTGGTAGTGTTGTGTATTTCATGTTTTACTTCCTACGAAAGTGGGAATCTTTTTAATGGTTGGACTTAAGTTTCTTGTCATCACAAGGATCCTAAATATCTTTTAATAATTTAGAAATCTCGTCTAATTTTGGAGTTAAAATCACTTCGATTCGTCGATTTTTAGCTTTGCCTGTATTAGTATCATTACTTGCTATTGGAGCAAATTCTCCTCGGCCAGCCGCTGTTAAATTTTTTGGATCTATTGTTTTATTTTCTCTAAGAATATTTACAATGGCTGTAGCGCGTTTTGCAGATAAATCCCAGTTACCGCTTAATTGTGCGTTACCTTTATAAGGATCATTATCTGTATGCCCTTCAATTAATACTGCAATATCAGGATTGTCCGCTAATACATTTCCTAATTGTTGTACTGCTTTTTTACCTTCACTACCAACGGACCAGCTACCAGATTGAAATAATAATTTATTTTCCATTGAGATATAGACTTTACCATCGCGTTGCTCTACAGTTAAACCTTTGCCTTCAAAATTAGTTAAGGCTTTAGATATAGCATCTTTTAGAGCACGCATGTTGGCATCTTTAGTAGCGATAACATTTTCGAGTTCAGCAACGCGTTTAGATCCCTTTTCGAGCTCCTTTTTCAAGGTATTTAGGCGTTCGTTTTCAGCAGCTAAGGCTTGTTCTTTTGCTTCCAATTGTGCTAAAAGTTCTCTGTTTTTCTTCGAATTAGCAGCAATTGATGCAGAACTGTTTTCTTCTAATGCTTTATAGGACGCTTTTAGTATTTCGAGATTAGATTTTGCGGCAGCGTAATCGCTTTGTAATTTATCTCGTTCAGCAACTGCAGTTTCATAGGCAGATTGAAGTTGATCTAAGTCGTTAGATAGTTTTGTTTTGTCTTTAGAAAGGGTTTCAACTTCATCAGTTAACTCTCTATTTTCTTTTTTAAGATTACCATACTTAGTTTCTAGATCTGTAAATATCTTTTTAGAAACACATGACGTCATTAATGTCAATGTTAGTGCTAGTAATAGAAGTTTTTTAATCATATTATAATTGTTAAGTCGTTTGTTTAATTTTCGATTTCTTTTTCAAGATTAATTATAAATCAAGCTCTACTAGAATAGGACAATGGTCACTATGAACTGCTTCGGTTAGTATAACGCTTCGTTTTATTTTTTCTTGTAAAGGTTGGCTAACCATAATATAATCTAAACGCCAACCTTTATTATTTGCTCTAGAATTTGCTCTATAACTCCACCAAGAAAATTCTTGTCGTTCAGGATGTAAGTGTCTAAAACTATCAATAAATCCGCTATCAATAAAATTACCTAACCATTCACGTTCTTCTGGTAAGAATCCAGAAACACCTTTCATTTTTGGATTATGAATATCTATAGCTTCGTGACAAATATTATAATCACCAACAACAACTAAGTTTGGTTTTTCGTTTCGTAAATTATTTAAATAGTTATGGATTAAGTCCATATATTCAAATTTATGAGCTAGTCTAGCATCGTTGGTTCCCGAAGGTAAGTACATACTCATTACAGAAACATCTTCGTAATCTACTCTTATGTTACGGCCTTCAAAATCCATGGATTCAATGCCTGTACCAAACTCTATATGTTTAGGTTCTGTTTTGCATAGAATTGCAACACCACTATACCCTTTTTTCTGAGCGCTAAACCAATAGTTGAATTTGTAACCTGCTTCTGAGAACAAACTGAGATCGAGTTGCTCTTTCATAGCTTTAATTTCTTGCAGACAAATTACATCTGGATCTGTAGCTTTTAACCAATCAATAAAACCTTTGTTTATAGCTGCTCTAATGCCATTAACGTTATACGATACAATTTTCATATCTATTTCCCACTTATGCAGGAATCTCATTTTAATTAAACATTCACTCTTCTGCTAAATTAAATAATACTGTACTTTTACACTACAAATTTATACTGCTTTTAACGATAAAATATTTCCTGTTTTAAGAAGTTATTATTCTACATGAAATACATTTTACTTTTTCTAATGATTATAGGCTCTTTTGGTGCATTCGCCCAAGAGAATTCTAGTAACTATAGAAAGAAGCGTATTGCTGTAAAAGATTCAATTCTCATTGATTCCGTTAGTATAAATCCTTCAAAATTTGTCATAAAAAGAAAAAACAATACAGTTTTAGACTCAACGCTGTACAGTATAGATTTTGCAAAGGCACTTTTGTTGTTTAAGCAACCTATAGATTTAGATACTATTCAAATTGAATATTTACGATACCCTAATTTTCTGACAAAAGTGTATAAGCAATTAGACGATAATGTAATCGTAGACAGAACATCTGCTGGAGCACAACAATTGTATAAACTAGAAAACACTAATAAACGCGATCAATTCTCACCTTTTGATGGTTTAACTACTTCTGGAAGTATATCTAGAGGTGTAACGATAGGTAATAATCAAAATTCTGTTTTAAATAGTGAATTAGATTTGCAAATTTCGGGTAAATTAAGTGATAAGGTTTCTCTGAGAGCTTCTATTCAAGATGCAAATATTCCTTTGCAAGAAAGTGGCTATTCACAACGGCTAGATGAGTTTGACCAGGTGTTTATTGAGCTCTTTAGTGAGGATTGGAACATACGTGCTGGAGATATAGACTTAATAAATGCTAATAGTTATTTTGCCAATTTCTCTAAACGTGTACAAGGTCTTTTGGTTAATGCTAATGTAGGAGAAAACACCAAAATTTTTGCTTCTGGAGCTTTGGTTAGAGGACAATTTACAACCACACAATTCACAGCTCAAGAGGGTAACCAAGGCCCTTATAAATTGAGAGGTCCAAATAACGAATTGTTTATACTCATTGTTTCTGGTAGTGAAACAGTTTATGTTAATGGTGTTCCTTTATCGCGAGGTGAAAACAATGATTATATTATAGATTATAATGCCGGTGAAATCATTTTTAATTCTACATTTCCGATTACTTCCGAAATGCGAATTACAGTAGATTATCAGTTCAGTGATCGTAACTATTCAAGATTTACAGTTTTTGGTGGTGGAAATTATACTACTGAAAAACTGAATTTAAACGTTTCTGTATACTCAGAAAGTGATGCTAAAAATCAACCCTTGCAACAGAATTTATCTACAGAACAAACCCAAGTTTTAGCAGATGCTGGTGATGATACCGATTTAATGGTTGCTTCTTCCGCAACTGCCGAATCATTTTCTGAAAATAGAATTTTATACCGAAAAGAAACTGTTGGTACTGAAGACATCTTTGTATTCTCACAAAATCCGGATGATGAATTGTTTAGTGTACGCTTTACTCTAGTTGGTGCCAATCAAGGAAATTATGTATTGAGTAATGACAATGCGGTCAGTAATATTTTTGAATATATAGCACCAATTGGTGGAGTACCTCAAGGAAATTATCAACCCATTACACAGTTAGTTGCACCAGAACGTATGCAAATAGCGGTTTTAAATGCTCGATATAAACCAGGAGAAACAACAGATGTGTATTTTGAATTGGCTGGAAGTAAAAATGATGCTAATTTATTTTCGAACATTGATGATGATGACAATAATGGGTATGCTGCAAAACTTAAAGTAAATCAAAACCTAATAAAAACAGATAGCCTTTGGAATTTATCTGCCTTACTAGATGCGGATTTTATTCAAAAAGATTTTAGAACCATTCAACGTTTATATAGAGCAGAATTTAATCGCGATTGGAATTTAGATAATACACAAAATAATCAAGGGAATCTCAACTTTGGAAATCAGTTGTTATTGACTTCTGGTTTACAATTATCCCACTACAAAAAAGGGACAGCATCTTATAATTTTGAATACTTAGATTATTCAGAAAACTTTAATGGAAGCCGACATAATATAAGTGCAAATTTGAGCTTAGGTGATTTCAATATATTTTCAAATTCTAGTTTTTTAAATAGTGAAAGTACGTTAAACAGATCCAAATTTTTAAGATCTTTTAATCATATAGTTTATGGTAAAGAAAATAAATGGGCTGGAACCAAGTTTGCTATTGAAGATAATGAGCAGACTATAATTGCTAATGATTCATTAACTCCTTTAAGTCAAAAATTCAAAGCTTATGAGGCTTTTGTGGGTATTGGTGATAGTACTAAGGTATTTGCAGAAGTTGGTTATATAAAGCGTTTTAATGATAGTTTAAGAAGCAATAGGATTGAACGTGTTAATAGTTCTAATACTTATTATTTGAAATCGCGTTTAATTCAGAATAAAAATACAAATCTGCAATTATTTGTAAACTATAGAGATTTAAAGGCAGAAGATGAAACCAGACAAGATGAGCAAAGTTTAAACAGTAGATTAAATTATAGTCAGAAATTATTTAATAATCTAATCTTGTGGAATACCAGTTTTGAAACTAATTCTGGCACCTTGCCACAACAAGATTTCACCTATGTAGAAGTAGAAGCTGGTCAAGGAGCATATACTTGGATAGATTATAATGAGAATGGAATACAAGAACTCAATGAGTTTGAAATTGCACAGTTTGCAGATCAAGGCAGTTTTATAAGAGTATTATTGCCCAATCAAATTTTTGTGCGTACTCACCAAAATAGATTAAGTCAAACCTTGACGATTAATCCACAGCAATGGAGTAAATCTGAAAATAAAACTAAAAAATTCTTCTCTCATTTTTATAATCAATCGTCTTATCTTATTGATAGAAAGATTAAGCGCGAAGGCAATAATTTTAACCTAAACCCATTTAAGGATGATGATGAAAATCAATTAGCCTTAAATAACAGTGTTAGAAATGTATTGTTTTACAATAGAGGAAAACAGCATTATACAACATCGTATACATATTTAA
Coding sequences within:
- a CDS encoding ribonuclease E/G is translated as MNKELIVRSSSDIVDFALLKDGKLIELHKDEEDNDFAVGDIFIAKIRKVMPGLNAAFVNVGYEKDGFLHYHDLGPQLPSLMKFIKRVSTGKLRDYTLKDFPKEKDLDKHGKIAQAIKSNQSILVQVVKEPISTKGPRISSELSIAGRYIVLVPFSNRISISQKIESQEEKDRLKRLVKSITPKGFGVIIRTVAEGKKVAELDSDLQNLLSRWTAMCKKLYKAHHPTKVLGEMNKASSILRDIFNDTFSGIVVDDEEMYIQVKDYVQQIAPKKESIVKHYKNGVPIFEKFGIERQIKTSFGRTVSMAKGAYLVIEHTEALHVVDVNSGNRSNKEKSQEDTALEVNMISAAEIARQLRLRDMGGIIVIDFIDMGRVENRKKLYNFLRDEMKDDKAKHKILPPSKFGLVQITRQRVRPERNIKTKEENPNLVGGAEIEAPIKVVERINQDLQRIFKKDYKKVTLNAHPFIAAFLTKGFPSPRSKWFFEHKKWVKVLPRDAYTYLEYHFYDKDGNKIK
- a CDS encoding aldo/keto reductase produces the protein MKYTTLPNTDIKVSKICLGTMTWGNQNTQDEGFAQMDFALDKGVNFFDVAELYPVPATAETYAETERIIGNWFTKTGNRDKVILATKIAGVGDYTAHIRTTGFSKEALNEAVDNSLKRLQTDYIDLYQLHWPERQTNYFGTRDYVHNSDDKWEDNFNEILHNLDDIIKSGKIRQVGISNEGAWGTMRYLQESKTNNLPRMITIQNAYNLLCRPFEGDLAEVAHRENIGLLAYSPMACGELSGKYIKGIAADNARLKLFPRFNRYSSATATEATKRYLKIAEDHSMSLAQMALAFVNERPFLTSNIIGATNLKQLEENIDSINITLSKEVMDAINAVHAEIPNPAT
- a CDS encoding flagellar motor protein MotB, whose product is MIKKLLLLALTLTLMTSCVSKKIFTDLETKYGNLKKENRELTDEVETLSKDKTKLSNDLDQLQSAYETAVAERDKLQSDYAAAKSNLEILKASYKALEENSSASIAANSKKNRELLAQLEAKEQALAAENERLNTLKKELEKGSKRVAELENVIATKDANMRALKDAISKALTNFEGKGLTVEQRDGKVYISMENKLLFQSGSWSVGSEGKKAVQQLGNVLADNPDIAVLIEGHTDNDPYKGNAQLSGNWDLSAKRATAIVNILRENKTIDPKNLTAAGRGEFAPIASNDTNTGKAKNRRIEVILTPKLDEISKLLKDI
- a CDS encoding exodeoxyribonuclease III, which codes for MKIVSYNVNGIRAAINKGFIDWLKATDPDVICLQEIKAMKEQLDLSLFSEAGYKFNYWFSAQKKGYSGVAILCKTEPKHIEFGTGIESMDFEGRNIRVDYEDVSVMSMYLPSGTNDARLAHKFEYMDLIHNYLNNLRNEKPNLVVVGDYNICHEAIDIHNPKMKGVSGFLPEEREWLGNFIDSGFIDSFRHLHPERQEFSWWSYRANSRANNKGWRLDYIMVSQPLQEKIKRSVILTEAVHSDHCPILVELDL